In a single window of the Halobellus litoreus genome:
- a CDS encoding hybrid sensor histidine kinase/response regulator, giving the protein MTDSSDTIDVLHVDDDPDFTDLAATFLERVDSRIAVRAADSAAEGRDVLADHDVDCIVSDYDMPGADGIELLEAVREEYPDLPFILYTGKGSEEVASDAISAGVTDYLQKGTGSEQYELLANRIVNAVDAHESHRLLTERTRRLETLIGNLPGMVYRCRNDPPWPMETVEGEVQSLTGHTAGELERNEVKWGAEIIHPDDCERVWETVQDALAADGAFEITYRIVTDDGDTRWVWERGGGVYDDDGSLIALEGFITDVTERKEREERLERTTARLEALFENSPDMIDVHTDEGTIIDVNQRFCEVFDQSREELLGTKVWDVDRESDPDELRETWDGMAVGERHEVETEFGRADGERFPVKVHLTRLPTDEDEADRFIVISRDISERRARERTLRRYEQMVNTMQEAACIYDSDGRFELVNERMAELYGSPTHELEGRQSTLISEIRDGPDGDRYRELLDGDRAELRGEIEVPIGEYGPAVLEYRLTPLVADDPAEGIVGVTRDITDRRDREREFERMRELLERTERIADVGGWELDPDTREVFWTEQLYDLFGVSRETEVSLDLALDVYHEDDRQTVADAVETALDSGEAFDIEVRFRSRDDETRWLRVQGVPTVADGEVVTLRGAVQDVTEQRRRERQLRRAREDASELFNGMNDSAWVIGLDEQFRAVNDAAVDTLGYSRPELLSMGPHDIDASLADGEITALVEAMPDEEMQVFETVHETAAGEQIPVEINSSLISYQGETAVLSIARDISDRKQRERQMAEFASVVSHDLRNPLNVAEGRLELAQEECDSEHLDAVERTHTRMNALIDDLLTLARNGTSVTETEPVDLRPFLDTCWRNVATADATLQAEMSRTITGDRSRLQQLFENLFRNAVEHGGEGVAVTVGDLDDGFYVEDDGPGIPPDRRSDVFEMGHSTADRGTGFGLNIVEQIVAEHGWEIDLTAGSAGGARFEIRGVEFAH; this is encoded by the coding sequence ATGACCGACAGCTCCGATACGATCGACGTCCTCCACGTCGACGACGATCCCGATTTCACGGATCTGGCGGCGACGTTTCTCGAACGCGTCGACTCCCGGATCGCCGTGCGAGCAGCGGATAGCGCGGCCGAAGGACGCGACGTTCTCGCCGACCACGACGTCGACTGTATCGTCTCGGATTACGATATGCCGGGGGCAGACGGCATCGAACTGCTCGAAGCCGTCCGCGAGGAGTACCCGGACCTCCCGTTCATCCTCTACACGGGAAAGGGGTCCGAGGAAGTCGCCAGCGACGCCATCTCCGCCGGCGTGACCGACTACCTCCAGAAGGGAACCGGCTCCGAGCAGTACGAACTGCTCGCCAACAGGATCGTCAACGCCGTCGACGCGCACGAGTCCCACCGGCTCCTGACCGAACGGACCCGCCGCCTGGAGACGCTCATCGGCAACCTCCCGGGGATGGTCTATCGCTGCCGGAACGATCCGCCGTGGCCGATGGAGACCGTCGAGGGCGAGGTTCAGTCGCTCACCGGTCACACCGCCGGCGAACTGGAACGGAACGAGGTGAAGTGGGGCGCGGAGATCATCCATCCCGACGACTGCGAGCGGGTGTGGGAGACGGTACAGGACGCACTCGCGGCTGACGGAGCGTTCGAGATCACCTATCGGATCGTCACCGACGACGGGGACACCAGGTGGGTGTGGGAACGGGGAGGCGGCGTCTACGACGACGACGGCTCGCTGATCGCGCTGGAGGGGTTCATCACCGACGTCACCGAGCGAAAGGAGCGCGAAGAACGACTCGAACGGACCACCGCCCGACTGGAAGCGCTGTTCGAGAACTCCCCGGATATGATCGACGTCCACACCGACGAGGGGACGATAATCGACGTGAACCAGCGGTTTTGTGAGGTGTTCGATCAGTCCCGGGAGGAACTGCTCGGAACGAAGGTCTGGGACGTCGACCGGGAGAGCGACCCCGACGAACTCCGTGAGACTTGGGACGGGATGGCGGTCGGCGAGCGCCACGAGGTCGAAACGGAGTTCGGACGCGCAGACGGCGAGCGCTTCCCGGTGAAGGTCCACCTCACCCGACTGCCGACAGACGAGGACGAGGCGGACCGCTTCATCGTCATCTCACGGGACATCAGCGAGCGGCGCGCCCGTGAGCGGACGCTCCGACGCTACGAGCAGATGGTGAACACGATGCAGGAGGCCGCCTGTATCTACGATTCTGACGGTCGCTTCGAGCTCGTCAACGAACGGATGGCCGAACTCTACGGCTCGCCCACGCACGAACTCGAAGGCCGGCAGAGCACGCTCATCTCCGAGATCAGAGACGGCCCGGACGGGGACCGTTACCGCGAACTCCTCGACGGCGACCGGGCGGAACTCCGCGGCGAGATCGAGGTACCGATCGGCGAGTACGGCCCCGCGGTACTCGAGTACCGACTCACCCCGCTCGTCGCGGACGACCCGGCTGAGGGCATCGTCGGCGTGACCCGCGACATCACCGACCGGCGCGACCGCGAGCGCGAGTTCGAGCGGATGCGCGAACTGCTCGAACGAACCGAACGCATCGCGGACGTCGGCGGTTGGGAACTCGACCCCGACACGCGAGAGGTGTTCTGGACCGAACAGCTCTACGACCTGTTCGGCGTGAGCCGCGAGACCGAGGTTTCACTGGACCTGGCGCTCGACGTCTATCACGAGGACGATCGCCAGACCGTCGCCGACGCCGTCGAGACGGCGCTCGACAGCGGGGAGGCGTTCGACATCGAAGTCCGGTTTCGGAGCCGGGACGACGAGACCCGTTGGCTCCGCGTCCAGGGCGTCCCGACGGTCGCGGACGGCGAGGTCGTGACGCTCCGCGGTGCCGTCCAGGACGTCACCGAGCAGCGGCGACGCGAGCGGCAACTCCGGCGGGCCCGCGAGGACGCCTCGGAACTCTTCAACGGAATGAACGACTCCGCCTGGGTCATCGGCCTCGACGAACAGTTCCGCGCGGTCAACGACGCCGCGGTCGACACCCTCGGCTACTCGCGACCGGAGCTGCTCTCGATGGGGCCGCACGACATCGACGCCAGCCTCGCGGACGGCGAGATCACGGCGCTCGTCGAGGCGATGCCCGACGAAGAGATGCAGGTCTTCGAGACGGTTCACGAGACCGCCGCGGGCGAACAGATCCCCGTCGAGATCAACTCCAGTCTGATCTCCTATCAGGGCGAGACGGCGGTGTTGAGTATCGCCCGCGACATCTCCGACCGCAAACAGCGCGAGCGGCAGATGGCCGAGTTCGCGTCCGTCGTCAGTCACGACCTCCGCAACCCCCTCAACGTGGCGGAGGGGCGGCTGGAACTCGCCCAGGAGGAGTGCGACAGCGAACACCTCGACGCCGTCGAGCGAACGCACACGAGAATGAACGCCCTGATCGACGACCTGCTCACGCTCGCACGCAACGGGACCAGCGTGACGGAGACTGAACCGGTCGATCTGCGGCCGTTTCTCGACACCTGCTGGCGGAACGTCGCGACCGCGGACGCGACGCTTCAGGCCGAGATGAGCCGGACGATCACGGGAGATCGGAGCCGCCTCCAGCAACTGTTCGAGAACCTCTTTCGGAACGCGGTCGAACACGGCGGCGAGGGGGTCGCGGTCACCGTCGGTGACCTGGACGACGGCTTCTACGTCGAAGACGACGGTCCGGGTATTCCGCCGGACCGCCGCTCGGACGTGTTCGAGATGGGTCACTCGACGGCCGACCGCGGAACCGGGTTCGGACTGAACATCGTCGAGCAGATCGTCGCGGAACACGGGTGGGAGATCGATCTCACGGCGGGGTCCGCGGGCGGCGCGCGGTTCGAAATTCGCGGTGTCGAGTTCGCGCACTGA